DNA sequence from the Hoylesella buccalis ATCC 35310 genome:
TGTTGTAGGCGCGGGCCAAACGGGTAATAGAGTCGAGGAATATCACCACATCATGCCCACATTCAACCATCCGTTTGGCTTTCTCAAGCACGATTCCTGCAATCTTAACATGTCGTTCTGCCGGCTCATCGAATGTTGATGCGATGACCTCTGCATTCACAGTTCGCGCCATGTCGGTCACTTCCTCTGGTCGTTCGTCGATTAAAAGCATCATCAAATAAGCCTCGGGGTGGTTGGCAGCGATGGCATTGGCAATGTCTTTCATCAAGATGGTCTTACCGGTTTTGGGTTGTGCCACAATGAGTGCGCGCTGTCCTTTGCCGATAGGAGAGAAGAGGTCGACCACCCTTGTAGACAGATTGGTCGTTGCTTTATCACCACAGAGTGTGAATTTCTCTTCTGGGAAGAGCGGAGTGAGATGTTCAAATTGTATTCTGTCACGAATCTCATTTGGGTTTCTTCCGTTGATCTTGTCGATGTTGGTCAGTGGGAAGTACTTCTCTCCGTCATGTGGAGGGCGAACATGACACTGTACCACATCACCTGTTTTCAGGCCATACTTCTTGATTTGTGAGCTGGCAACGTACACATCATCAGGCGAAGACAGATAATTGTAGTCGCTTGAACGTAGGAATCCATAGCCATCTGGCATGATTTCCAGCACACCATTTGCTTCAATAATGTCAGAAAAGTCGTATGCAGGCTGGTTGGTAGCGTTCGTGTTTACAGGCGTTTGGTATGAAGCCGACGGCATCACGGGTGTGGTAGGATTGTCAAACATATCATAACTTGGCACCGCACCTTGATCTACGATGGGTAAGTCTTGCACAACGATAAAGTCTGTACCATCAGCAGGATCTCCTTCCCAAATGCCTTCTGCGATGGCCTCGCGACGTTCTTGCTCGTTCTCGTTGTGCGCATTCACTTTCGCTTGTAAGCGTTCCAATAAGTTGGTCATACCAGAGTCTTTATGAATTGTGTCTTCTGAGTTTGCCTCTGAAGCCTCTTCTTCCGCGTTCTCAGAATCTTTTTCATTCACCTCATCATGTGCTTCATTTGAGCGTAATGCTTCGGTATCGTCGTTATCTTCTGCCTCTTTTTCTTGTTTTTCTGTATCTTCTTGGTTCTCTTCCTTCTTGGCATCAATCATTGCAAGAAGTTCAAGCTCGCGTTTTGTCTTCCTTCCCCTATGCTTAGGGATGGCTGCAAGTTCTTCTTCAGGAGTCAATTCCTTCTCTTCTTTAGACGAAATATCTTCTTTGGTCATGTCGTCCTCTTTGAATAAGGAAGTAGGCTCGCTGGCTGGTTTTTTCTTTTTCAGGTCGAAGTTCTCACCCTCTTTCCCATTCACCGAGTACACTCTGTCAGTTTCACGTACCGGTATGCGAATACGACGCCGCTTGGTACCTGTGGCGTTTTCATCTGTTTCTGACATTGCTTGTTTATCGAGTATTGAATATATGATTTCTTCTGGCGTATTGTTTTCGTCAATTTCGGCACCCAATTTTTGAGCGATATCCGACAATTCCTGGATATCTTTAGATGATAATTCGTCTTTGCTATACATTGTTGTATAATAAGTGTTGATAGAAATTTCTGCGTTTCAGAAGAGAAACGACTTTGTATGTTTTTATTTGCTTGCAAAGATACAAAAAAAGAATGCAGCATACGGTTACCTACCAATACTTTTTACCGCCTTTAAATTTTGTTAACAGATAGGGTGACCGTTAGACTTCTATTGAGTGGTTCACATGCAGAATGGACTTTAAAATAGAGAGAAGTCTTGTTCGTTAGATATTTTTAAGTGCTGTATTAGACGGATCACGCTGCAAATTTTGCTGAACTTGATGAACCATACTCCTTCATAATCATTCTTGGAAAGCCAAGAATTTGTTCATTCATCTTGAATCCATCGTAAAATAAGAAAAAAAGAGGGGTATCATGTTGCTGATACTCCCTCTTTTCTAAATATGATGAGCTATGTTTCTTGCTTAAGATTTAGCATCAACATGCTCGGCCTTTGAATCTTCCTTCGGTTCACTTGCTACCACTTTTTCTGTAGCTTCGGCTGTATTAGGATCCTCATTGGCGGTTTTGTCAACTTCTCCATTTGACATACTCCAATCCTCTTGCGATTTGCGAACATAGCTGTTATAGCGCAGTTTCGCCATATCCTCTGCAGCTTGGAATAGTTCATCGGCTTCGTTCGGATATGCTTTCTTCACAGACAGGTAGCGAACTTCACCCAATAAGAAATCGCGGAACTTGCTCCAGTCTGGTTCTTTAGAGTCGAGTAAGAATGGATTCTTGCCTTCATCGGCCAGCTGAGGATTGTATCTCCACAAGTGCCAGTAACCGCAAGCAACGGCGCGAGTTTCCTCTGCCTGGCTCTTACCCATGCCACCCTTGGCTTTCAAGCCGTGGTTGATACAGGGTGAATAGGCGATGATGAGCGATGGTCCGGGATAAGCCTCTGCTTCACGAATGGCTTTCAGCGTTTGAGCCTGGTCGGCACCCATTGCTATTTGTGCAACATACACATACCCATAGGTCGTAGCCATCAAGCCTAAGTCCTTTTTGCGGATGCGTTTTCCTTGGGCTGCGAATTGAGCAATGGCCCCAAGTGGTGTTGCCTTTGAGCTCTGTCCACCCGTATTCGAGTAAACTTCCGTATCGAGAACTAAGATGTTAACATCTTCACCTGATGCGATAACGTGGTCGAGTCCACCGAAACCGATGTCATACGATGCACCGTCACCACCAATAATCCACTGTGAACGTTTGATGAGGTAGTGCTCCAGCGTCATCAGTTCTTTGCAAGTGTCACAACCTTTCTCTGCACCTGCTTTGATAAGAGGCTTGAGTTGTTCTGTGACTTCCTTAGAGCCTTGAGCGTCTTCTTTCGCTTCCATCCACTTCTGAACGGCTTCTTTCAACTCGTTAGACGAATCTTCTTTTTCTGCCAGTTGCTCGAGTAGGAGAGCAAGACGGTCACGCATCTTCTTGTTGCCCATTACCATACCCATACCAAATTCGCAGAAGTCTTCAAACAATGAGTTGGCAAAGGCCGGCCCCTTACCGTCTGCATTGGTCGTGTACGGTGTTGAAGGCAGTGATGCAGAGTAAATAGATGAACAACCT
Encoded proteins:
- the rho gene encoding transcription termination factor Rho, which codes for MYSKDELSSKDIQELSDIAQKLGAEIDENNTPEEIIYSILDKQAMSETDENATGTKRRRIRIPVRETDRVYSVNGKEGENFDLKKKKPASEPTSLFKEDDMTKEDISSKEEKELTPEEELAAIPKHRGRKTKRELELLAMIDAKKEENQEDTEKQEKEAEDNDDTEALRSNEAHDEVNEKDSENAEEEASEANSEDTIHKDSGMTNLLERLQAKVNAHNENEQERREAIAEGIWEGDPADGTDFIVVQDLPIVDQGAVPSYDMFDNPTTPVMPSASYQTPVNTNATNQPAYDFSDIIEANGVLEIMPDGYGFLRSSDYNYLSSPDDVYVASSQIKKYGLKTGDVVQCHVRPPHDGEKYFPLTNIDKINGRNPNEIRDRIQFEHLTPLFPEEKFTLCGDKATTNLSTRVVDLFSPIGKGQRALIVAQPKTGKTILMKDIANAIAANHPEAYLMMLLIDERPEEVTDMARTVNAEVIASTFDEPAERHVKIAGIVLEKAKRMVECGHDVVIFLDSITRLARAYNTVSPASGKVLTGGVDANALQKPKRFFGAARNIEGGGSLTIIATALIDTGSKMDEVIFEEFKGTGNMELQLDRSLSNKRIFPAVNLVASSTRRDDLLQDKTTLDRMWILRKYIADMNPIEAMNSIHDRMIRTHSNDEFLMSMNS